In Archocentrus centrarchus isolate MPI-CPG fArcCen1 chromosome 22, fArcCen1, whole genome shotgun sequence, one DNA window encodes the following:
- the zfyve28 gene encoding lateral signaling target protein 2 homolog isoform X1: MNRFRKWLYKPKRTDPQLLAQFYYADEELNQVATELDSLDGRKDPQRCTLLVNQFRSCQDNVLNIISQIMDECIPNDRANRDFCVKFPEEIRHDNLAGQLWFGAECLAAGSIIMNREIESIAMRPLAKDLTRSLEEVRNITRDQALRDLNLYTDRMRDALRHFDSLFAEFELSYVSAMVPVKSPKEYYVQQEVIVLFCETVERALKLGYLTQDMIDDYEPALMFTIPRLAIVCGLVVYPEGPLNLDRKSEDMSELFRPFRTLLKKIRDLLQTLTEEELITLERNLCISQEGELSTSQGMAANGVPAPVQENHSSCSPANERGSEGEEAPLAVLVCPSQEEELEGVEKGWEEGETVKGEEEQEQGLLCEEAEEAELACSMQYDEEEIEQLNMMVYRVGDEMSTLLSPPSQGQSPAHDPNRGQPAGSSGASSIEVSPRRILGIRRRTASCAEEEDRVFFMEDLETAGDNVTSISREPCNYVATPPKESARPVQRKPAPRPDSVRNGWFSETTAEQPCPQPRNLNTHCPTAKRPSCTNAPGSDPLPYTNGWEMGLEGTASETAEVIAHRMGGMKLSATVIFNPHSPSLTELAVDKLLLPRPTPSEIEPCGPLVATHCLLNSCVCCGSCEDGHEDAITTETTGLGLGLALGLDKHCTTPASSTVIQSSACRLPPRPHEHHSKDEMAQLSTPPSRCSAEPLEEAPGLGHQTQDCSSSVGNGASPCNHQLRTEKRHVNGGQQRDKEMVNEHPENKDMKRYTKEDSRKSSSFQNSPLSSVSGSDCESVSVTTCSLSSSAYTPSPVSSLTPSSGTSEDPDQQEIQLAIQDAKAAARSKIRSRFHSSSDLIHRLFVCISGVADQLQTNYASDLRSILKTLFEVMATKCEQGDDDKQKKAGPVMRSAVLEDCALCQETISSSELAAKAREGQFEDPPDWVPDEACNSCIACKAPFTVIRRKHHCRSCGKIFCSRCSSHSAPLPRYGQVKPVRVCTHCYMFHVTPFYSDKAGI; this comes from the exons AGGACAGACCCTCAGCTCTTGGCCCAGTTCTATTACGCTGATGAAGAGTTGAACCAGGTGGCCACGGAGCTGGACAGCCTCGATGGCAGGAAGGACCCTCAGAGATGTACCCTGTTGGTCAACCAGTTCAGATCCTGTCAG GACAACGTATTGAACATCATCAGTCAGATCATGGATGAATGTATCCCCAACGACCGGGCCAACAGAGACTTTTGTGTCAAGTTCCCCGAGGAGATTCGTCATGACAACTTGGCAGGGCAGCTGTGGTTTGGAGCTGAG TGTTTGGCTGCAGGCTCCATTATCATGAACAGGGAGATAGAGAGCATAGCTATGAGACCCCTAGCTAAGGATCTTACTCGCAGCTTGGAGGAGGTACGCAACATCACCAGAGACCAGGCCCTGAGAGACCTCAACTTGTACACAGACCGCATGAGAGATGCATTGCGACATTTTGACAGCCTTTTTGCTGAGTTTGAGCTCAG CTATGTGTCAGCCATGGTGCCTGTGAAGTCTCCCAAAGAATACTATGTACAGCAGGAGGTGATTGTGCTCTTCTGTGAGACTGTGGAGAG agcCTTAAAGTTGGGCTATCTCACACAGGACATGATCGATGACTATGAACCCGCACTGATGTTTACAATTCCCAGACTGGCCATTGTGTG tggGCTGGTTGTGTATCCAGAGGGACCTCTCAACCTAGACCGTAAATCAGAGGACATGTCTGAGCTCTTCAGGCCTTTTCGCACtttattgaagaaaataag AGACTTGTTGCAGACCCTGACTGAGGAGGAGTTGATAACGCTGGAGAGAAACTTGTGCATTTCTCAAGAAGGGGAGTTGTCCACAAGCCAGGGAATGGCCGCAAATGGTGTACCAGCACCAGTCCAAGAGAATCACTCATCCTGCAGTCCTGCTAATGAAAGGGGGAGTGAGGGAGAAGAGGCGCCACTGGCTGTGCTTGTCTGTCCCAGtcaggaggaagagctggaagGAGTGGAAAAAGGCTGGGAGGAGGGGGAAACTGTGAAGggagaggaggaacaggagcagGGCTTACtctgtgaggaggcagaggaggctgagctggCATGTTCCATGCAGTATGATGAAGAGGAAATTGAGCAGCTCAACATGATGGTGTATCGCGTGGGAGATGAGATGTCGACTCTGCTGTCGCCTCCCAGCCAGGGCCAATCTCCAGCCCATGATCCCAACAGAGGACAGCCTGCAGGCTCCAGTGGGGCTTCCAGCATCGAGGTGTCTCCACGCAGAATCTTGGGGATCCGAAGAAGGACGGCCAgctgtgcagaggaggaagacagaGTCTTCTTCATGGAGGACCTGGAAACAGCAGGCGACAACGTCACCAGCATCTCAAGAGAGCCTTGCAATTATGTTGCCACTCCTCCCAAAGAGTCTGCTCGTCCTGTGCAGCGCAAGCCCGCACCAAGGCCAGACTCTGTTAGGAACGGCTGGTTCTCTGAGACAACAGCCGAGCAGCCTTGCCCACAGCCACGCAACCTGAACACCCACTGTCCCACTGCAAAACGTCCCTCTTGCACCAACGCGCCTGGTTCTGACCCTCTGCCTTACACCAATGGGTGGGAGATGGGTTTAGAGGGGACGGCGTCCGAAACAGCTGAAGTCATTGCTCATCGTATGGGAGGCATGAAGCTCTCTGCTACGGTCATCTTCAACCCCCACTCGCCCAGTTTGACAGAGCttgctgtagacaagctgctgctacCTCGGCCCACTCCTTCTGAGATTGAGCCCTgtggccccctggtggccacTCACTGCCTGCTCAACTCTTGTGTCTGCTGTGGCAGCTGTGAGGATGGCCACGAGGATGCCATCACCACAGAGACCACTGGACTCGGTTTAGGCCTCGCTCTGGGATTAGACAAACATTGTACGACGCCAGCCTCTAGCACTGTCATCCAGTCCTCTGCTTGTCGGCTGCCTCCTCGTCCTCATGAACATCACAGTAAGGATGAAATGGCCCAGCTGAGTACTCCTCCTTCCCGCTGCTCTGCAGAGCCACTGGAAGAGGCTCCTGGGCTGGGGCACCAGACTCAGGACTGTAGTTCTAGTGTAGGAAATGGAGCCTCCCCATGTAATCACCAGCTGAGGACTGAAAAAAGGCATGTTAATGGAGGCCAACAGAGGGACAAGGAAATGGTTAATGAACATCCAGAAAATAAAGATATGAAGAGGTACACCAAAGAAGACAGCAGGAAAAGCTCCAG ttttcagaACTCTCCCCTCAGCTCTGTGTCAGGTAGTGACTGTGAGAGTGTGTCGGTCACCACATGTAGTCTGTCAAGCAGTGCATATACGCCCAG TCCTGTCAGCAGTCTGACTCCCAGCTCAGGGACTTCAGAAGACCCGGACCAGCAGGAGATCCAGCTGGCCATTCAAGATGCCAAGGCAGCGGCCAGAAGCAAGATCAGATCCCGTTTCCACAGCAGCAGCGACCTCATCCACCGTCTCTTTGTCTGTATATCAG GTGTTGCTGACCAGCTGCAGACCAACTATGCGAGTGACCTTCGCAGCATCCTCAAGACTCTTTTTGAAGTCATGGCAACCAAGTGTGAACAAGGAGACgatgataagcagaagaaag CGGGGCCTGTTATGCGCAGCGCAGTGCTGGAGgactgtgctctgtgtcaagAGACCATTTCCTCATCAGAATTGGCAGCCAAGGCCCGTGAGGGCCAGTTCGAAG ACCCTCCTGACTGGGTCCCTGATGAAGCCTGCAATTCCTGCATTGCCTGTAAGGCTCCTTTCACTGTTATCCGCAGGAAACATCACTGTAGAAGCTGCGGAAAG ATCTTCTGCTCTCGCTGTTCTTCCCATTCTGCTCCGCTGCCACGATACGGTCAGGTGAAGCCTGTCAGGGTTTGCACGCACTGCTACATGTTCCATGTCACGCCCTTCTACAGTGACAAGGCAGGCATCTGA
- the zfyve28 gene encoding lateral signaling target protein 2 homolog isoform X2, with amino-acid sequence MNRFRKWLYKPKRTDPQLLAQFYYADEELNQVATELDSLDGRKDPQRCTLLVNQFRSCQDNVLNIISQIMDECIPNDRANRDFCVKFPEEIRHDNLAGQLWFGAECLAAGSIIMNREIESIAMRPLAKDLTRSLEEVRNITRDQALRDLNLYTDRMRDALRHFDSLFAEFELSYVSAMVPVKSPKEYYVQQEVIVLFCETVERALKLGYLTQDMIDDYEPALMFTIPRLAIVCGLVVYPEGPLNLDRKSEDMSELFRPFRTLLKKIRDLLQTLTEEELITLERNLCISQEGELSTSQGMAANGVPAPVQENHSSCSPANERGSEGEEAPLAVLVCPSQEEELEGVEKGWEEGETVKGEEEQEQGLLCEEAEEAELACSMQYDEEEIEQLNMMVYRVGDEMSTLLSPPSQGQSPAHDPNRGQPAGSSGASSIEVSPRRILGIRRRTASCAEEEDRVFFMEDLETAGDNVTSISREPCNYVATPPKESARPVQRKPAPRPDSVRNGWFSETTAEQPCPQPRNLNTHCPTAKRPSCTNAPGSDPLPYTNGWEMGLEGTASETAEVIAHRMGGMKLSATVIFNPHSPSLTELAVDKLLLPRPTPSEIEPCGPLVATHCLLNSCVCCGSCEDGHEDAITTETTGLGLGLALGLDKHCTTPASSTVIQSSACRLPPRPHEHHSKDEMAQLSTPPSRCSAEPLEEAPGLGHQTQDCSSSVGNGASPCNHQLRTEKRHVNGGQQRDKEMVNEHPENKDMKRYTKEDSRKSSSPVSSLTPSSGTSEDPDQQEIQLAIQDAKAAARSKIRSRFHSSSDLIHRLFVCISGVADQLQTNYASDLRSILKTLFEVMATKCEQGDDDKQKKAGPVMRSAVLEDCALCQETISSSELAAKAREGQFEDPPDWVPDEACNSCIACKAPFTVIRRKHHCRSCGKIFCSRCSSHSAPLPRYGQVKPVRVCTHCYMFHVTPFYSDKAGI; translated from the exons AGGACAGACCCTCAGCTCTTGGCCCAGTTCTATTACGCTGATGAAGAGTTGAACCAGGTGGCCACGGAGCTGGACAGCCTCGATGGCAGGAAGGACCCTCAGAGATGTACCCTGTTGGTCAACCAGTTCAGATCCTGTCAG GACAACGTATTGAACATCATCAGTCAGATCATGGATGAATGTATCCCCAACGACCGGGCCAACAGAGACTTTTGTGTCAAGTTCCCCGAGGAGATTCGTCATGACAACTTGGCAGGGCAGCTGTGGTTTGGAGCTGAG TGTTTGGCTGCAGGCTCCATTATCATGAACAGGGAGATAGAGAGCATAGCTATGAGACCCCTAGCTAAGGATCTTACTCGCAGCTTGGAGGAGGTACGCAACATCACCAGAGACCAGGCCCTGAGAGACCTCAACTTGTACACAGACCGCATGAGAGATGCATTGCGACATTTTGACAGCCTTTTTGCTGAGTTTGAGCTCAG CTATGTGTCAGCCATGGTGCCTGTGAAGTCTCCCAAAGAATACTATGTACAGCAGGAGGTGATTGTGCTCTTCTGTGAGACTGTGGAGAG agcCTTAAAGTTGGGCTATCTCACACAGGACATGATCGATGACTATGAACCCGCACTGATGTTTACAATTCCCAGACTGGCCATTGTGTG tggGCTGGTTGTGTATCCAGAGGGACCTCTCAACCTAGACCGTAAATCAGAGGACATGTCTGAGCTCTTCAGGCCTTTTCGCACtttattgaagaaaataag AGACTTGTTGCAGACCCTGACTGAGGAGGAGTTGATAACGCTGGAGAGAAACTTGTGCATTTCTCAAGAAGGGGAGTTGTCCACAAGCCAGGGAATGGCCGCAAATGGTGTACCAGCACCAGTCCAAGAGAATCACTCATCCTGCAGTCCTGCTAATGAAAGGGGGAGTGAGGGAGAAGAGGCGCCACTGGCTGTGCTTGTCTGTCCCAGtcaggaggaagagctggaagGAGTGGAAAAAGGCTGGGAGGAGGGGGAAACTGTGAAGggagaggaggaacaggagcagGGCTTACtctgtgaggaggcagaggaggctgagctggCATGTTCCATGCAGTATGATGAAGAGGAAATTGAGCAGCTCAACATGATGGTGTATCGCGTGGGAGATGAGATGTCGACTCTGCTGTCGCCTCCCAGCCAGGGCCAATCTCCAGCCCATGATCCCAACAGAGGACAGCCTGCAGGCTCCAGTGGGGCTTCCAGCATCGAGGTGTCTCCACGCAGAATCTTGGGGATCCGAAGAAGGACGGCCAgctgtgcagaggaggaagacagaGTCTTCTTCATGGAGGACCTGGAAACAGCAGGCGACAACGTCACCAGCATCTCAAGAGAGCCTTGCAATTATGTTGCCACTCCTCCCAAAGAGTCTGCTCGTCCTGTGCAGCGCAAGCCCGCACCAAGGCCAGACTCTGTTAGGAACGGCTGGTTCTCTGAGACAACAGCCGAGCAGCCTTGCCCACAGCCACGCAACCTGAACACCCACTGTCCCACTGCAAAACGTCCCTCTTGCACCAACGCGCCTGGTTCTGACCCTCTGCCTTACACCAATGGGTGGGAGATGGGTTTAGAGGGGACGGCGTCCGAAACAGCTGAAGTCATTGCTCATCGTATGGGAGGCATGAAGCTCTCTGCTACGGTCATCTTCAACCCCCACTCGCCCAGTTTGACAGAGCttgctgtagacaagctgctgctacCTCGGCCCACTCCTTCTGAGATTGAGCCCTgtggccccctggtggccacTCACTGCCTGCTCAACTCTTGTGTCTGCTGTGGCAGCTGTGAGGATGGCCACGAGGATGCCATCACCACAGAGACCACTGGACTCGGTTTAGGCCTCGCTCTGGGATTAGACAAACATTGTACGACGCCAGCCTCTAGCACTGTCATCCAGTCCTCTGCTTGTCGGCTGCCTCCTCGTCCTCATGAACATCACAGTAAGGATGAAATGGCCCAGCTGAGTACTCCTCCTTCCCGCTGCTCTGCAGAGCCACTGGAAGAGGCTCCTGGGCTGGGGCACCAGACTCAGGACTGTAGTTCTAGTGTAGGAAATGGAGCCTCCCCATGTAATCACCAGCTGAGGACTGAAAAAAGGCATGTTAATGGAGGCCAACAGAGGGACAAGGAAATGGTTAATGAACATCCAGAAAATAAAGATATGAAGAGGTACACCAAAGAAGACAGCAGGAAAAGCTCCAG TCCTGTCAGCAGTCTGACTCCCAGCTCAGGGACTTCAGAAGACCCGGACCAGCAGGAGATCCAGCTGGCCATTCAAGATGCCAAGGCAGCGGCCAGAAGCAAGATCAGATCCCGTTTCCACAGCAGCAGCGACCTCATCCACCGTCTCTTTGTCTGTATATCAG GTGTTGCTGACCAGCTGCAGACCAACTATGCGAGTGACCTTCGCAGCATCCTCAAGACTCTTTTTGAAGTCATGGCAACCAAGTGTGAACAAGGAGACgatgataagcagaagaaag CGGGGCCTGTTATGCGCAGCGCAGTGCTGGAGgactgtgctctgtgtcaagAGACCATTTCCTCATCAGAATTGGCAGCCAAGGCCCGTGAGGGCCAGTTCGAAG ACCCTCCTGACTGGGTCCCTGATGAAGCCTGCAATTCCTGCATTGCCTGTAAGGCTCCTTTCACTGTTATCCGCAGGAAACATCACTGTAGAAGCTGCGGAAAG ATCTTCTGCTCTCGCTGTTCTTCCCATTCTGCTCCGCTGCCACGATACGGTCAGGTGAAGCCTGTCAGGGTTTGCACGCACTGCTACATGTTCCATGTCACGCCCTTCTACAGTGACAAGGCAGGCATCTGA